Genomic segment of Camelus bactrianus isolate YW-2024 breed Bactrian camel chromosome 33, ASM4877302v1, whole genome shotgun sequence:
AGAAGCCGGCTTCTACCCAACTCTACCTCCTCTGCAGTGAACTGCACCCCCATTTCTTCATTGTCTTTCCCTAAGCCTGCATTTCTCTGTGTCCAGACTGGTCTCTGCCCCAGACTGTGCACCCTTTTGGCCCAAGTTCCAATGCCCCGCACAGGGCATCTGCCATGAGCCCTCATAACCTTGGGGTACTTTTAACCCTAGGCTGTCCAACAACCCACTGACAGCGGCAGGTGTGGCCCTGCTGGTGGAGGGGCTGGCAGGAAACACCTCGCTGAAACACCTGTCTCTGCTGCACACGGACCTGGGGGACGAGGGCCTACAGCTGCTGGCTGCCCAGCTGGACCGTAATCAGCAACTACAGGAGCTGAACGTGGCCTACAATGGTGCTGGTGACGCAGCAGCTCTGGCCTTAGCCAAGGCTGCCTGGAAGCATCCATCTCTGGAGCTGCTGCAGTGAGTCTTGCCCCCAGTCCCATCGCCCCACTCCATCCTGAGGTTCTGTGCCCAGCCCTtcatcctccttccctctctccgcTGTGCTTTTCCTACCCTAGAGGGCAAACCTGGGCCTGGACCGGCCTTCCTCACTTCCTGGCTTTTGAGTGATCCTTGCCAACCTGCTTCTGAACCAACTCACCGCTCTGTTATTGGCCCTTACTCAGCCCTCATTCTCCAGCATTGTTTCTATTAGGGTCCTTTGGCCCCATTCCTGCTCATCTTGGTCCCACTGAATTCTAGTGtcatccctgcctcctcctggccacctctctccatctctggctTATTGCAGACATTTACCCCCTTGTATTCCACAGCCAGGGGATGAGTTGTGAGACCCCTCACTCTCTGTCCACCCCCTCCACTGCTTCTCCTCCTCAGAGCCCTGCTGAATGgcatctcctcttctctctcttgctAGCCTCTACTTCAATGAGCTGAGCTCAGAGGGCCGCCAGGCCCTGCGGGACTTGGGGAGCACCACTGAGGGTGGTGCCCGGGTCGTGGTGTCGCTGACAGAGGGGACGGCAGTGTCTGAGTACTGGTCAGTGATCCTGGGTGAAGTCCAGCGGAACCTCAACAGCTGGGATCGGACCCGGGTCCGGCGCCACCTTGAACTGCTGCTGCGGGATCTGGAAGATAACCGAGGAGCCACCCTGAATCCTTGGCGCAAGGCCCAGCTGCTTCGAGTGGAGGGCGAGGTCAGGGCCCTCCTGGAGCAGCTGGGAGGCCGTGGAAGCTGAGACCATGGCCGCAGGCACCTAGCTGTGTGTCTCCTGGCCCCAAGCCCCTTCCGTCTGTGGCCTCCTGGCTTTCACTACTACTTCTGGAAAGATCCCTTTGAGGCTGGAGGCAAAGGAATGTGCACGGCTCTGTCAATTGCCCTCCTGGGGCACGTCCAACCAGTGCTCCCAAGTCTGGAATTTCCAGGGTCCTGGAACAGGCCTCTTCTCCCTTCGGCTAGAAGGACAGAAGGGTGTGGCATTTTAGTGGTCGTATTGCCCTGTAGCACCACCACCAACCTTGCCTCTCCCACCTTGCAAAGAGCCTTGGATTGTGCCACCAGGGGGCACACTTCTCCCATCAGCCATCCAGATGTGTGGGAGGGCCTTCACATTCTGCCTTTATGCCTTCTGTGGACACCCAGGATGCCCGCAGCCACTTCCCCTCTCACTGGTGCTCTCTCCTTCTCCTGCCCCTTTCACCACAGTGGTACCTAAGCTCGGTGGCCTCTATGGGCTTGGGCACTGACTTGCTGTTATTAAAGATCTGTGTCTTCCACCTACTGTGGCCTGTTTGCCTGGTGCTTTCAAGAAAGGGTACTGTTCTTGGTCATTCTGGTTAAACTACTGACCACTTGCTGTTGCAAATGTTTCTTGGTTCAGAGGAAGTGAGGGTTGGGGGGGCGGTGAACAAGatattggggtgggggtggaccaTGCTGGTCCTATCGCCCTTTTCAGGCATACTTATTCCAGGCTTGGAATTTCAGAGACCAGCAATCTACCTTTCTCTGCACAAAGTGTCCGGAGAAAGCTGAAGCCCAGGGATTGAGGCAGGAGGGAAAGGCACAATTCCTCAGAGGACAAGACTCTCCTCCCGTTAACCATTACCCAACTGCTTCCAAGCTTGCGTCTTGGAGGAGGCGGGACGTGGAGGGGTAGGTGGGAGGATCAGCTGGTTTCCATGGACCTTGTCCCTACACTGAGCACTGGGTCGCTGATTCAACCATGGAGGCAGCTGCAGGTAGGAAGCTGGGAGAAATCCTCTGGAGGGGACTTTTGGGCAGAGGACAGATTGAAAGGCATTGGGACCAGAATACATTTGGCAATGGGTCTTGCAGCTCTGGGGCAAGTATACTGGAAGTCAGGAGAGGAAAGGTGAGTGGGTACTTATATCTGCCTTCCTGGTCCACGCCCTGTACTGATACGATCAGATTTCTGCGCCAAGGAccaaggtggggaggggaaggaagggaaggggaaaaccCTTTTGGAGCAGAACAGAGGTGAGCCCTGAACTTAGGGGTTCCCCTAAGTCCTTTCAGTTAACGACCATGGAAGAGTAATCTCAGGGGACAGAATgtgcctctcctcccctcaccccttctTTGCCAGCAGATCCTCTGGACACCGCCTCCTTGACCCTGTAAGTGCCGTGTGCGAAGGGCTGGGCAAAGAAAGGAGGGAATTGAAGGTGGAGAAGCTCTTCAGTTGCCATTAATGCCTCAACGTGAGCCTGGGACCCATGTCCAGATACCAGCTTTCTCCTATCTGTGTCCCTTGCCTCCTTGCAGGAAGTTTGAGTTTAACCCAAAGCTGGGCATTGATAATCCTGTTCTTTCCTTGGCTGAAGACCTCGACCCCTCTGGTAACCCTCTGCCCCTGGGGCAACCATTTCCTTTCCCTGGAGCCACCAGGGCTCCACACAGTCTCCCATTTCCTTGGTAACCACTCACTCTATCTACCTCTGATGACAGTCTTGGTGGGGAGTGACTACATGGAGGTCAAAGGGGGCCGGATGTTTCCTTCTGTCCCAGCCACTCTACCTGGGCTGTGTTCGGCCCCACTGCGCAACACCTGTCCAGTGTCCTATCACGGGGGCAGGGTTTGCCAGGCACAAGGTAACTTATACTTGGGCTGTGTTTCTTCTCCTCCCCCTTTCCTGCTGCCCACCTCCCCTTCCAGATCTCTGGAGCCTAGAACGGCCTCGCTTCTGTCTGCTGAGCAAAGAGGAGGGCAGGAGTTTTGGCTTCCACCTGCAGCAGGAGCGGGGCACGGTCGGGCATGTGGTGTGCAGGGTGGAGCCAGGCACTTCTGCCCAGCGCCAGGGTCTTCGGGAAGGAGATCGTATCCTGGGGGTGAACAACCATGTTGTGGAACACGAAGACTATTTGGTGGTGAGGTTGGGCTAAGTTCTCCCGTGGTACAGGAGAACATTCCATAGCACCTCAGGGAGACAGAAGCCGGGTGGTCACCACCCTGGGTACACGGGGACAAgacccaagcctcagtttcccccatcgCCTAGGATTGAGGGATGCCCGGGTCAGAATGGGTGGGTGAAGGCCTCCAGAGAGCTGTAGCTTCCAGGGAGGGGGAGTTGGTAAGAAGGGCCGGCCCCAGCCCATCCCGCTTGCCCGCTGTTCAGGTAATACGCCGCATCCGGGCCAGCAGTCCGCGGGTGTTGCTAACGGTTTTGGCCCGGCACATGCACGACGTGGCCCGAGCTCAGCGGGGGAACAACGACCACCTCTGTCCTACTCTCAGCCCGGGGGTCCGGCCCCGGCTGTGCCACATAGTGAAAGATGAGGGTGGCTTTGGCTTCAGTATCACCCAAGGTGAGCCTAGAGCTCAGGAGGGGTTGGCAGGGGGATCTCAGCCCTGTTCTGGGCAGGCAGCAGACAGAAACGTGCCATTTGGGCTTCCAGGACGTCGGGGTCCTTTCTGGTTGGTGCTGAGTACTGGAGGGGCAGCGGAGCGGGCAGGGGTGCCCCCTGGGGCCCGACTGCTAGAAGTGAATGGGGTCAGCGTGGAGAAGTTCACACATAACCAACTCAACAGGAAGGTATGGCTGCCTGTTTCCTGTTGGTCCTCAcgcccctgggccctgggccctgtcTCAGGAAGCAGACTCTCCCCCATGCACCTGATCTCCTGATCTGATCTTGTATCTCCCTCACCATCCTTCGCTTTACAGTCTGTGCTGGaccattccctcccctccccagtgccTCATTCCTGGGCCTGGGAGAGGGGCTATGTGGAGgtgcctgcctctgccctccctACCCAGGTGGCTGATGCTGATGCCCTGCTGGGTCCCCACAGCTTTTTCAGAGTGGCAAGGAGGTGACCCTGCTGGTGGCAGGGCCAGAGGTGGAGGAACAGTGTCGCCAGCTGGGAATGCCCCTGGCTGCACCCCTGGCAGAGGGCTGGGCACTGCCCAACAGACCCCGCTGTCTGCATCTAGAGAAAGGGCCCAAGGGCTTCGGGTTCGTGCTCCGGGAGGAGAAGGGTCTTGATGGTCGCCTCGGTGAGTGGGAGCCCTGGGAATGGGGAGGGAAGGTGGGTGTTGGGGTGGGCACACAAGGGCACATATACAGCTCACCGTGCACACAAGTGGTGTTCCTGGCTGAACCCCAACccagggcctcctcctcctcctgggtaCCCCCTGGGTCAGGCGCCCAGTGTACACACAGTGGCCTGGGCCGGCACTGAGGGTCAGTGGGGGAGGAGCAGTGAGGATGTCTGCGTCCCAGGTCAGTTCCTGTGGGAGGTGGACCCAGGACTGCCAGCAGAGAAGGCCGGGATGCAGGCTGGGGACCGGCTGGTGGCTGTGGCTGGGGAGAGCGTTGAGGGGCTGGGCCACGAGGAGACAGTGTCCAAGATCCGGGCGCAAGGCTCCTGTGTCTCGCTTGTTGTGGTGGACCCCAAGGCTGACCGCTT
This window contains:
- the NHERF4 gene encoding Na(+)/H(+) exchange regulatory cofactor NHE-RF4 isoform X3; translated protein: MEAAADPLDTASLTLKFEFNPKLGIDNPVLSLAEDLDPSDLWSLERPRFCLLSKEEGRSFGFHLQQERGTVGHVVCRVEPGTSAQRQGLREGDRILGVNNHVVEHEDYLVVIRRIRASSPRVLLTVLARHMHDVARAQRGNNDHLCPTLSPGVRPRLCHIVKDEGGFGFSITQGRRGPFWLVLSTGGAAERAGVPPGARLLEVNGVSVEKFTHNQLNRKLFQSGKEVTLLVAGPEVEEQCRQLGMPLAAPLAEGWALPNRPRCLHLEKGPKGFGFVLREEKGLDGRLGQFLWEVDPGLPAEKAGMQAGDRLVAVAGESVEGLGHEETVSKIRAQGSCVSLVVVDPKADRFFSMVRLSPLLFLESTEAPDSPQVTLSASLTETEDPPVEDTMVAPVPCCFRQCFLYPGPGGGYGFRLSCVASVPHLFISQVTLGGSAAQAGLQLGDVILEMNGYPVGGENDLETLQQLAEAKPPLHLKLAARPHQSLEAWIPPRSGEDWALDSDVL
- the NHERF4 gene encoding Na(+)/H(+) exchange regulatory cofactor NHE-RF4 isoform X4, with amino-acid sequence MPQHLWSLERPRFCLLSKEEGRSFGFHLQQERGTVGHVVCRVEPGTSAQRQGLREGDRILGVNNHVVEHEDYLVVIRRIRASSPRVLLTVLARHMHDVARAQRGNNDHLCPTLSPGVRPRLCHIVKDEGGFGFSITQGRRGPFWLVLSTGGAAERAGVPPGARLLEVNGVSVEKFTHNQLNRKLFQSGKEVTLLVAGPEVEEQCRQLGMPLAAPLAEGWALPNRPRCLHLEKGPKGFGFVLREEKGLDGRLGQFLWEVDPGLPAEKAGMQAGDRLVAVAGESVEGLGHEETVSKIRAQGSCVSLVVVDPKADRFFSMVRLSPLLFLESTEAPDSPQVTLSASLTETEDPPVEDTMVAPVPCCFRQCFLYPGPGGGYGFRLSCVASVPHLFISQVTLGGSAAQAGLQLGDVILEMNGYPVGGENDLETLQQLAEAKPPLHLKLAARPHQSLEAWIPPRSGEDWALDSDVL
- the NHERF4 gene encoding Na(+)/H(+) exchange regulatory cofactor NHE-RF4 isoform X1; translated protein: MPQREPGTHVQIPAFSYLCPLPPCRKFEFNPKLGIDNPVLSLAEDLDPSDLWSLERPRFCLLSKEEGRSFGFHLQQERGTVGHVVCRVEPGTSAQRQGLREGDRILGVNNHVVEHEDYLVVIRRIRASSPRVLLTVLARHMHDVARAQRGNNDHLCPTLSPGVRPRLCHIVKDEGGFGFSITQGRRGPFWLVLSTGGAAERAGVPPGARLLEVNGVSVEKFTHNQLNRKLFQSGKEVTLLVAGPEVEEQCRQLGMPLAAPLAEGWALPNRPRCLHLEKGPKGFGFVLREEKGLDGRLGQFLWEVDPGLPAEKAGMQAGDRLVAVAGESVEGLGHEETVSKIRAQGSCVSLVVVDPKADRFFSMVRLSPLLFLESTEAPDSPQVTLSASLTETEDPPVEDTMVAPVPCCFRQCFLYPGPGGGYGFRLSCVASVPHLFISQVTLGGSAAQAGLQLGDVILEMNGYPVGGENDLETLQQLAEAKPPLHLKLAARPHQSLEAWIPPRSGEDWALDSDVL
- the NHERF4 gene encoding Na(+)/H(+) exchange regulatory cofactor NHE-RF4 isoform X2, whose amino-acid sequence is MEAAAADPLDTASLTLKFEFNPKLGIDNPVLSLAEDLDPSDLWSLERPRFCLLSKEEGRSFGFHLQQERGTVGHVVCRVEPGTSAQRQGLREGDRILGVNNHVVEHEDYLVVIRRIRASSPRVLLTVLARHMHDVARAQRGNNDHLCPTLSPGVRPRLCHIVKDEGGFGFSITQGRRGPFWLVLSTGGAAERAGVPPGARLLEVNGVSVEKFTHNQLNRKLFQSGKEVTLLVAGPEVEEQCRQLGMPLAAPLAEGWALPNRPRCLHLEKGPKGFGFVLREEKGLDGRLGQFLWEVDPGLPAEKAGMQAGDRLVAVAGESVEGLGHEETVSKIRAQGSCVSLVVVDPKADRFFSMVRLSPLLFLESTEAPDSPQVTLSASLTETEDPPVEDTMVAPVPCCFRQCFLYPGPGGGYGFRLSCVASVPHLFISQVTLGGSAAQAGLQLGDVILEMNGYPVGGENDLETLQQLAEAKPPLHLKLAARPHQSLEAWIPPRSGEDWALDSDVL